A portion of the Rhizoctonia solani chromosome 6, complete sequence genome contains these proteins:
- a CDS encoding Retrotransposable element Tf2 protein: protein MPGSMPGSEDETTVIEDDSTVEHPSIVITDTSSLEPIVVQDTPPTLPATHIQPSNRSSVTIEDITAQEGDTTLRRHNLTGTTIRQARTRSTSNMGYHETALQSIPASITSSRRTSPVELDQRLGEPTLGHQPAALIAHQPQPQIPMQGLPLSRAAIADYEAKSHQVMPQIRVEAAISSAINDIKDDIALKMGPIKYIHANSSESAAALRQVGRDVADLNLQTNYIRRSLGEVSEEQRAAQTAHNHLVNQVGELQDKVDALPQLFQDVESRIATMEERLLEAILGVDRKIGLPKEPETERTETESNIRRTSIPKEARLKQPNVFNGKRGTEAETFIMKMEMYFKEYPGTFTDERKIRATLTNMGEGEPVKWASPLMQKHLSDEPHEYLTSWNAFKAAFLLNFSDPSKRDRAIREINSLKQTGSAQIYASQFQILKEDLDWDEKALIDTFKKGLKINLQSELIRMKITTPEIDNYSLEQIIEVAIRTDDILQQAASIRDTTTPPSILKKGRTNNYRPTESFPTETFLKRSQAETPLEPSEDSDEVYIMKGTNDTLSTYTSIEGIMDPIKTLIDSGSSQNFMDITFARNLKIPLVELHSPRTVIAIDGKETDLLCYATRRYSTHPSYKDEEPMKGKLAEILELPSEIEDFQDVFSEELFKQLPQHRSFDCSINFKEGSDLPKPAKAYPMSPAESKAMKEYMEKELLDGKIEPSHSPIASPCFFVRKADGGLRLVVDYRKINDITITDQFPMPLQSDLLEKVKDAKIFSKLDLKSGYNNIRIKAGEEWKTAFRTKDGLFLEEHTKHLREVLRRIRDNNLYLKLAKCLFYTTEVTYIGIVITPEGISMEKEKIKAVQEWKEPKTVKQLQSFIGFAYFYRCFIKDFSTIVKPLTLLTRQEVKWKWGKAEQQAFDRVKEEIGKDPVLIHPDAQKPYFLETDASGVAMGAVLSQRHTDGYLHPIAFLSKSFDDAQTNYDTHDKELLAIITSLEHWRLFLEGTTEPITVYTDHKNLEYWKTAHTFNRQHAKWYQILAPFNFNIVYRPGKMSEKPDALSRRPDHLDIPNKEQIMIDPKHFLVMKAEVTTDIISQIREAQDEDESIQTLIATVKHKEELPPSVAKQFTKYQWKEELLWYEERIFVPDSKAIRLELLEQYHDSPIAGHQGQAHTLELLSRDYYWPGMKAQVNRYVESCENCQRSKGHKHTAPIRPLPIPSRPWEDIAYDMIVKLPLSNGYDSILVVIDRFSKQAHFIPCIEKTNAKEMAEIFIKEVWKLHGTPRTTISDRGRVFNNEFQRALYEKLEIKPLYSTAYHPETDGLAERTNQWLEGFLRSYCNYAQDDWAKWLPIAEFCHNNQVNSTTGKSAFETVYGMHPRWSIAPTTSNVPHAEDMTKQMELIWDEVKASMEFHKAKEKAPRQEYKVGDKVWLMTTNIQTKRPAKKLDNKKAGPFTITEKISSHAYRLDLPNTIKIHNVFHLNLLAPFKEDTDFHRRQVKPPPS, encoded by the exons ATGCCAGGATCAATGCCTGGCTCTGAGGATGAAACTACTGTGATTGAGGATGATAGTACAGTAGAACACCCTAGCATTGTGATTACTGACACTTCTAGCTTAGAACCCATAGTAGTACAGGATACACCTCCTACACTACCAGCCACTCATATCCAGCCTTCCAACAGATCTTCTGTCACTATAGAAGACATTACTGCCCAGGAAGGGGATACCACTCTTAGGAGACACAACCTTACTGGTACCACCATAAGACAAGCCAGAACAAGAAGCACTTCCAATATGGGGTATCATGAAACAGCCCTACAGAGCATTCCTGCATCCATTACATCTAGTAGGAGAACAAGCCCTGTAGAGCTTGACCAAAGGCTGGGGGAACCAACACTGGGTCACCAGCCAGCAGCATTAATTGCACACCAACCACAACCCCAGATACCTATGCAGGGGTTACCTTTATCCAGGGCTGCTATAGCTGACTATGAGGCCAAGAGCCATCAGGTGATGCCTCAAATCAGGGTAGAAGCAGCCATCAGCAGTGCCATCAATGATATCAAAGATGACATTGCCTTGAAGATGGGCCCTATCAAATACATACATGCTAATAGCTCTGAAAGTGCAGCTGCCCTGAGACAAGTGGGCAGAGATGTAGCAGACCTCAACCTACAGACCAACTATATAAGAAGGAGCTTAGGTGAAGTCTCTGAGGAGCAAAGAGCAGCTCAAACAGCCCATAACCACCTTGTAAATCAAGTAGGGGAGCTACAAGACAAGGTGGATGCATTGCCTCAACTCTTTCAAGATGTGGAATCCAGAATAGCTACCATGGAGGAAAGACTTTTGGAAGCAATTTTGGGGGTAGACAGGAAGATAGGACTACCTAAAGAACCAGAAACAGAAAGAACTGAGACTGAGAGCAACA TCAGAAGAACCTCCATCCCAAAGGAAGCCAGACTTAAACAGCCAAATGTCTTCAATGGAAAAAGAGGTACTGAAGCTGAAACATTCATCATGAAGATGGAAATGTATTTCAAAGAGTACCCTGGTACCTTCACTGATGAAAGAAAGATCAGGGCCACCTTAACCAATATGGGAGAGGGTGAACCAGTCAAATGGGCCAGTCCCCTGATGCAGAAACATCTCAGTGATGAACCTCATGAGTACCTGACATCATGGAATGCATTCAAAGCAGCATTCCTACTCAACTTCAGTGATCCATCCAAAAGAGATAGGGCTATTAGGGAGATCAATAGCCTAAAACAAACTGGATCAGCACAAATTTATGCCAGTCAATTCCAAATTTTAAAGGAAGATCTTGATTGGGATGAGAAAGCTCTCATTGACACCTTCAAAAAGGGACTCAAGATTAACCTGCAGTCAGAATTGATCCGCATGAAGATCACTACTCCTGAAATTGACAACTACTCTTTGGAGCAAATCATTGAAGTAGCCATCAGGACTGATGACATTCTTCAACAGGCAGCTTCAATCAGGGACACTACTACACCACCTAGTATCCTAAAGAAAGGAAGGACCAACAACTATAGACCTACAGAGAGTTTCCCTACAGAGACTTTTCTGAAGAGAAGCCAAGCAG AGACTCCCCTAGAACCCTCAGAGGATAGTGATGAAGTGTATATTATGAAAGGAACAAATGATACTCTATCCACTTACACTTCCATTGAGGGAATCATGGACCCTATTAAAACACTTATTGACTCTGGCTCTTCACAAAACTTCATGGATATTACCTTTGCTAGGAACCTCAAGATTCCTCTGGTTGAGCTCCACTCCCCTAGGACAGTCATAGCCATTGATGGGAAAGAA ACAGACCTTTTATGCTATGCCACTAGGAGATACTCCACTCATCCTAG CTACAAGGATGAGGAACCTATGAAAGGAAAACTGGCAGAGATACTGGAACTCCCTTCTGAGATAGAAGACTTCCAAGATGTATTCTCTGAAGAGCTCTTTAAACAACTCCCTCAACACAGATCCTTTGACTGCTCCATTAACTTCAAGGAAGGGAGTGACCTTCCAAAACCTGCTAAAGCCTATCCCATGTCTCCAGCAGAGTCCAAAGCCATGAAGGAATATATGGAAAAGGAACTATTGGATGGGAAAATTGAACCAAGTCACTCTCCTATTGCTTCCCCATGCTTCTTTGTGAGGAAAGCTGATGGGGGACTGAGACTAGTAGTGGACTATAGGAAGAtcaatgacatcaccatcACAGATCAATTCCCCATGCCCTTGCAGTCTGACCTTCTAGAAAAGGTCAAGGATGCCAAGATTTTCTCCAAACTTGATCTGAAGTCAGGATACAATAACATCAGGATCAAGGCAGGAGaggaatggaaaactgctttCAGGACAAAGGATGGTCTCTTTCT AGAAGAACACACCAAACATCTCAGGGAAGTACTTAGAAGAATCAGGGACAACAACCTGTACCTGAAACTTGCAAAGTGCCTATTCTACACCACTGAAGTGACCTATATTGGCATTGTGATTACCCCAGAAGGTATCTCCatggagaaagaaaagatcaaggcagtacaggaatggaaggaacctAAGACTGTCAAGCAACTGCAGTCTTtcataggatttgcctactTCTACAGATGCTTTATCAAGGACTTCAGCACTATTGTAAAACCCCTAACTCTACTTACCAGGCAGGAAGTaaagtggaagtggggtaAAGCTGAACAGCAAGCCTTTGATAGAGTCAAGGAGGAAATTGGAAAGGACCCAGTACTTATTCACCCTGATGCCCAGAAACCTTACTTCTTAGAAACTGATGCCTCTGGAGTAGCTATGGGTGCTGTCCTTAGCCAAAGACACACTGATGGCTACCTACACCCTATTGCCTTCCTATCAAAGAGCTTTGATGATGCCCAGAccaactatgacacacatgacaaggagctactAGCCATCATTACTTCCCTGGAACATTGGAGActtttcctggaaggcacAACTGAGCCCATCACAGTCTACACTGATCAcaaaaacctggaatactggaagacAGCTCACACCTTCAACAGGCAACATGCAAAGTGGTACCAAATCCTGGCACCCTTCAACTTCAACATTGTCTACAGACCTGGAAAGATGTCTGAAAAGCCTGATGCCCTATCAAGAAGACCTGATCACTTAGACATTCCCAACAAGGAACAGATAATGATTGATCCTAAACACTTCCTGGTAATGAAGGCAGAGGTAACAACAGACATTATTTCTCAGATCAGAGAGGCTCAGGATGAAGATGAGTCAATTCAAACACTGATTGCCACTGTCAAACACAAGGAAGAACTTCCTCCTAGTGTAGCAAAACAGTTTACTAAATACCAATGgaaagaagaactcctatGGTATGAGGAAAGAATCTTTGTACCAGACAGCAAGGCTATCAGACTTGAACTCCTAGAACAGTACCATGACTCCCCCATTGCTGGCCATCAAGGGCAAGCACATACTTTGGAACTCCTGTCAAGagattactattggccaggaatgaaagCCCAAGTAAACAGATATGTGGAATCATGTGAAAACTGTCAAAGGAGTAAAGGCCACAAACATACAGCCCCCATAAGACCACTACCTATTCCAAGCAGGCCCTGGGAGGATAttgcctatgacatgatagtcAAACTTCCACTATCCAATGGATATGACAGTATTCTAGTGGTAATAGACCGCTTTTCAAAGCAGGCCCATTTCATCCCTTGCATAGAAAAAACCAATGCTAAGGAAATGGCTGAAATCTTTATCAAGGAAGTATGGAAACTGCATGGTACCCCTAGGACAACAATCTCAGATAGAGGCAGAGTATTTAACAATGAATTCCAAAGGGCCTTATATGAGAAATTGGAAATAAAGCCTCTATACTCTACTGCCTATCACCCTGAGACAGATGGCCTGGCAGAAAGAACAAACCAATGGTTGGAGGGATTCTTGCGCAGCTACTGCAACTATGCACAAGATGATTGGGCAAAGTGGCTACCTATAGCTGAGTTCTGTCACAACAATCAAGTCAACTCTACAACTGGCAAATCAGCCTTTGAGACAGTGTATGGAATGCACCCAAGATGGAGTATTGCACCTACCACCTCCAATGTACCACATGCAGAAGACATGACCAAACAGATGGAACTAATCTGGGATGAAGTCAAGGCCTCCATGGAGTTCCAcaaagcaaaggaaaaggcacccagacaggaatacaaagtaggaGATAAAGTGTGGCTAATGACCACCAACATCCAAACAAAGAGACCTGCAAAGAAGCTGGACAACAAAAAAGCCGGACCCTTCACTATCACTGAAAAGATCTCATCCCATGCTTACAGACTAGACCTTCCTAACACCATAaagatccacaatgtcttccaTCTCAACCTCCTGGCTCCCTTCAAAGAGGACACTGACTTCCACAGAAGACAAGTGAAACCTCCCCCATCATAA
- a CDS encoding WH1 domain: MFGTQVPGALAFVSDKVRGGFWWRVVDLQGTRGIVWEHEVYEPILYTQGRPFLHSFAGDECMIGFSFPNEGEALTMYKKFEKRGKLSTGGKARAQPAIPSTPTRSKTKSKKGKIDKSLISAPSGFHHVAHMGYDAEGGFTSAGLDPSWQALLESLGQYGVSKNDLQGNEDFIRGFVEEYRAQEKAQVPTKAAPPPVNPRGGGKKPPPPPAPVRKRGAETRESISSLPPATPVEAFTPTPAPAPPSNAPPRPPSAPPPRPPTSAPPPPPAAPPPRPPTSAPPPPPAAPPPPAPPASAPPRPPVAPPPPPAPPASRNAPPPPPPPPGKLISGAPPPPPPPPPPMGAPPPPPPPPPAGIPPPPPPPPGAPPPPPPPGAPPPPPSGNAPGSMPTAQPGRADLLASIQGKGIHSLRKAPVADEGSSSAGTAAAAAVGGAAVGAAAASGGGDLASALVAALTQRNKAIGDSSDEEEDDDWDD, translated from the exons ATGTTTGGCACACAAGTACCAG GGGCGCTGGCGTTTGTGAGCGACAAGGTGCGAGGAGGGTTCTGGTGGAGAGTGGTAGATCTACAG GGCACACGCGGTATCGTCTGGGAACACGAAGTCTACGAGCCGATACTTTACACCCAGGGCCGACCTTTCCTCCACTCGTTTGCAGGCGAT GAATGCATGATTGGGTTCTCGTTTCCTAACGAGGGCGAAGCGTTGACGATGTACAAGAAGTTCGAAAAACGCGGCAAGCTCTCGACTGGGG GCAAAGCGAGAGCACAACCCGCGATACCATCGACTCCTACTCGGTCGAAAACAAAGAGCAAGAAGGGCAAGATTGACAAATCGCTGATATCTGCACCGTCGGGATTCCATCATGTTGCTCACATGGGCTACGACGCGGAGGGCGGGTTCACATCTGCTGGTCTTGATCCATCCTGGCAGGCACTTTTAGAAAGCCTAGGTCAATATGGCGTTAGTAAGAATGACCTACAAGGAAACGAGGACTTTATTCGCGGCTTCGTGGAGGAATATCGTGCACAG GAGAAAGCACAAGTCCCTACCAAAGCCGCTCCGCCTCCCGTAAATCCGCGTGGAGGCGGGAAGAAACCCCCTCCTCCGCCTGCTCCTGTCCGCAAACGTGGTGCCGAGACACGGGAAAGTATCAGCAGCCTTCCTCCTGCGACTCCGGTAGAAGCATTCACTCCTACCCCTGCCCCTGCACCTCCGAGTAACGCACCTCCACGCCCTCCAAGTGCTCCACCGCCGCGTCCGCCTACTAGCGCacctcccccacctccagCCGCGCCACCCCCACGACCGCCTACAAGCGCTCCTCCTCCACCGCCAG ctgcccctcctccacccgCACCCCCCGCTTCAGCCCCACCCCGTCCTCCGGTTGCTCCTCCCCCGCCTCCAGCTCCCCCTGCGAGTCGCAACGcgccaccgccaccacctcctcctCCAGGCAAGTTGATTT CCGGCGCGCCTCCTCCGcccccaccacctccacctcccatGGGTGCGCCACCGCcaccccctcctcccccacccG CTGGCATTCCGCCGCCGCCACCGCCCCCTCCTGGTGCtccgcctccacctccacctcctggTGCCCCTCCACCACCGCCATCAG GAAATGCCCCGGGAAGCATGCCAACCGCTCAACCTGGTCGTGCAGATTTGTTAGCTTCGATTCAAGGCAAGGGTATTCATTCTCTCCGAAAG GCCCCAGTGGCCGACGAAGGAAGTTCGAGCGCCGGGACAGCTGCAGCAGCCGCAGTCGGAGGAGCGGCAGTAGGCGCAGCAGCTGCTTCGGGCGGAGGTGACTTGGCCAGCGCCTTGgttgctgccttgacgcaaAGGAATAAGGCGATTGGGGATAGCAgtgacgaagaggaagatgatGACTGGGATGACTAG